The window taaaagttttaagtttcttttttttgacccTCTCTCCTTTGGTGCTCTGGTACTTCTGTTGTGCTCTTGAGTTAACTGACCATTTGTGAAGTTCTCTGGCCCCTCAGGTAAAAGTTTAAAACAGGTTAGTGCTATAAAATCACAGTAGGTTTGGTTATCATTCAAGCATGCCAACAGAAGTCTAGCAGTCATAGAAAGTAAGTTGGGTTGAAGCACTCCATGGTATGCAATGTAAATTCTAGAAATCTTAATATTCCCCTTTTCTTTGTCCCCCTTGACTATCTGTTTGTTTtggtggggttttgttttttttgttttttgttttttgttttttgttttgagactgtgtctcagtctgttgtccaggctggagtgcagtggtgtgatctcggctcactgcaacctccacctcccaggttcaagcgattctcatgcctccacctcctgagtagctgggactacaggcatgcaccaccacacctggctaatttttgtatttttaggagagatggggtttcaacatgttggccaggctggtctccaactcctgacctcaggtgatccacctgcctcagcctcccaaagtgtgctgggattacaggtgtgagccaccgcacctggcctgttttgtttttttgagacagagtcttgctttgttgcccaggctggagtgcagtggcccgcctcagcctcccaaaatgttaggattacaggcgtgagccactgtgcccggcccttcttttttttttttgagacagtttcactctttcgcccaggctggagtggctggagtgaagtggtatgattttggctcactgcagcctctgccccgcgggttcaagcaattctcctgcctcagcctcctgagtagctaggattataggtgcccaaccaccacacctggctaatttctctatttttagtagagaccaggtttcaccatgttggccaggctggtcttgaactcttgagctcaggtgatccacccacttcgacctcccaaaatgttaggattacaggcgtgagccaccgcgcccggccctccttGACTCTTGAACTATGGTTGTCCCTCCATATATCcaggggattggttctaggaccctCGAGTATACCAAAATCCTCAAATACTCAAGTCCCGAAGTCAGCCTTCCATGTCTTCGGGTTTGCGTCCTGAGAATATTGTATTTTCAATCCATGTGTggctgaaaaaaaatctgtgtataagtgtACCCGTGCAGTTCAAATCCTGTTCAAGGATTGAATATATTTAGTGTACTAGTATAGGAGAGGTCCTAAGATGTTTGTAACTGGCCAAAAAACCCAGAAAAGTGCAGGGTACCATCTGGATGGAACGTCTGAAGGAAACTAAGTGACTAGAGAGTAGGAAAAGCTGGAAAGGTTGAAGCACGTGGAACTAGTGAAAGGACAAGGAGAAACATGTGTTTGCCTGGAAGGACAGGTACTTAGACGACTGAACTGGCCTTTGTGTTCTAATGGTTGAGCCTCAGAGTACATATTTGGGGTGCGGTTTGGTTTGCTTTGTAGAGTTGGTTTGTTCTGCACATGTGTATGTTCTGTCATTTCCAGGACGAAAAGGAGGTTGTGCTAAAGGGAAAGGAGGATCGATGCACATGTATGCCAAGAACTTCTACGGGGGCAATGGCATCGTGGGAGCGCAGGTAGTCAAGGACGAGGATTGTGTGCTGCTTTAGATTTGGCCCTGGACTTTGTCTTCAAAAACTTTCACAGCCCCAGACAACTTTTCCTGAAGTACAGCCATGTGCTGCACAGTGACGCTTTGGTCAATGTCGCATATATGATGGTGgacccataagattataatggagctgaaaaattcctgttgcctAGTGATGTTGTAGTGGCACAACACATTACCTTTTCTACGTTTAGGTACACAAATATTTTGCCTACAGGATTCAGTAGAGTCACATGCTGTGCAGgattgtagcctaggagcagtaggctctactatacagcctaggtgtgcagtaggctgtaccatctaggttcaTGCATTACAGTATGGTGTTCACATGACAAAATCGCCTAGTGATGCAATTCTGAGAATATATCCCTGTTAAGTGACTGTATTTTGGGGGCTTGGTTTGCTTTTAAAGACCTAGTGCTTCATATCCTACCGTTTGAGAGATGAGTAGATTTGGATGGTGATTTATAATGTTTCCTTTTAGGTGTCTGCTGTTTTATAAGTAAGCAGGAACCTCTAGCAGTGGAGCCATACCTTCCCCTTCCTGTTTATATTTCAGTACATTAATTGCTTTATCTTGTCAACTTCATTATGGGGTCCTTGTTCTCATCAGTTAGTGAATGATGAAGAATTAACAGCACAAAGTTATATCCggactgtttcttttcctttctaatatATTAAGATTCtattatgtgtgttttttttttttaaacctaggttttatttttttttcttttgaaatggagtcttgctcagctgcccaggctggagcagtggtgtaatctcagctcactgcaacctccatccccgggttcaagcaattctcctgcctcagcctcccgagtagctgggactacagttacgcgccaccatgcccaaccattttttgtatttttagtagagacggggtttcaccatcttgtccaggatggtctcgatctgttgacctcgtgatctgcccaaagtgctgggattacaggcgtgagccaccacgcccggccaggtttTATTTAACTCTTGAATGCAGAAATGTTATTGCTTACTGGTTAAAATAGAACatagtatttatatattactTTACTGCTTCATTGAAAATATCGGAGGTGGGATAAACAGAGAGATAGGGTTGGAAGGAGAGTTTGTAGCAGCAGTGTAATTTCTGTGTCAGATTCTGGCCAGGAGTGAAAATGCAGGGCATTAATTAATATCTCCCCTCATGGATTTCTGTGGTTCCTTTCTCGGTTGTCCTTAATGTTAGGTGCCTCTGGGCGCTGGGATTGCTCTAGCCTGTAAGTATAATGGAAAAGATGAGGTCTGCCTGACTTTATATGGCGATGGTGCTGCTAACCAGGTAATTATGTCTCTTAACTTCCCAATAACAGTCTTATTTTCAAAGTCTTTAATATTCACAGTTGAATTTCTAAAGAAGTAGCATATTGCTTATTAGGTGAAATAGCAATTCCTATGGCTAGCTCAAATTTGGTTGACTTACGGCCAGATTAGAGATTGACCTCTTAGCGTTGTTTCACAAGAGACTTATGGGGGCACATTCCTGTGAAGGAGCTCACCTTTGCTCTACATCAGTGTTTGGCAAAGGCCCTGTGGTAAAGCACCTCCCCACAACCTACTGCAAAACAATACAGACCCATTCTCTTGGATGTCCGGGCCGGCAGTGTCAAATTCGGATAATAGCGTCTGAGTCCTAACTCAGTTTCTATGCTTCTCTTGTTACCGAGTAATCCCCAGTCTGTGGCCAGCACTCTGTGAAGCCGTGTTCTAGAGGCTGATTCTTAGGTGCTGGTTCACTCTGGCTATCCAGTGGGCCTGATAGATTTCATATGGATATTTTTTCCAGTGTGTTCCTTACTGCTAGCATGGCCCCAAAGAAACAAGTAGTAGTTGGTTTGTCACCTTCCTTAGTTGCAAGAGTATGATGCCTGCTGCTTCTCCTCCACCACCCACCCCACTTTCCCTCACCACCCAAAGCTCGGTTTTAGAAGAGAAAGCTTTCTGTGCCAGGCAGAGCAGCAGCTGTTACGGATGATGAAGCCTGGAGAAAGAAGCCAAATGAAACCCCTTTTCATAACTACTTCCAGGGCCAGATATTCGAAGCTTACAACATGGCAGCTTTGTGGAAATTACCTTGTATTTTCATCTGTGAGAATAATCGCTATGGAATGGGAACGTCTGTTGAGAGAGCAGCAGCCAGCACTGATTACTACAAGAGAGGCGATTTCATTCCTGGGCTGAGAGTAAGGACAcctgtggtggggctggggccaagGCCAAGGGTATGTCCTTGTGCAGACCCTTGACGATCTTAGAAACATTGGAGAGTTTCATTCTCATACACGAGCAGGTCATGTGAAAGTAAAATGGTTTGGGGTAGTTGGATTCATGCTTTGCCCCTCCCCTGTTTATTACCAGGTGGATGGAATGGATATCCTGTGCGTCCGAGAGGCGACAAGGTTTGCTGCTGCCTATTGTAGATCTGGGAAGGTAAGGCTCTAAAGCCCTCTGGGCTAATGACATTTATCTCTGGAAGTTCAAAGACTGGCTCCCATGTGCCTGCTGAAGCTGTTAGTGGGTAGCTGCTAATTGAGGTGCATGAGATGGAAGCAGAGTGAAGCGAGCAGGGCTCCTTTGGGTAGCTTGGCCTTGGTAGCTCACCTGCTGGTAAGCCCACATTTCTCTCATTTGGGGGAAGTCTGTTCTGGCACTTCCTCTGCTTTGGCCTGTCTTCATCATGACAACTGCTTTGCTTTTTCCTTAGGTTAATTCTgtccctcttccccaccccccaTTAATCATGAGTCCCTTGAAGGAACAGATTGGGGATCCCCAGTGTCCAGCATAGAATGTCATGTATACAATGGGCATTTAATATGTGTGTCTTACACAAATTAAACAGTATGGTAGAAGCTTGTAATCTTAGTCTTGCTTAGTCCTAAGGATCTTTCCCTTCAGTGTATGGCAGTGAGGGAGATGGTAACAGGGAGACTGGCCTAAAGAGGTTTCACTTCCTTCGGCACTAGTATAGGCTTAGGAGGTTTGGGTGTTCTCCCTAAATCAGTGTTCTACAGCCCAGAAACAAGGTTTCTGAAGTTGGCACTTCAGCGCTATACCATGTACGTTTGGGCAGCGATGCGAATCAGATGTGGCCAGCAACGATGGAAATGTCACAAAGTGGAGAGACAGGGAAGTGAGGGTGGGAATGTAGTAACATTAAATAAGAGCTAATGAGTAGAATGAACTGGAGCAGGACCAAGACGACAGCTTGGGTACAATGGGCTGAGCAGTCTATGTCAGGACCCTAAGGCTGGGAGTGCCAGGCCCTGAGTGATGGGTATTGACCCCACCTCTCCCAATTCCTGAAAAGAATACATGGGGGCCAGCCCTGGCTGGAGACAAGGGGATTTGTAGAATGTGTGACTTTCCCAAACAGATAACCTTCACAATTCTGAGTTAGGTGTTACTGTtttgcccattttgcagataaggaaactgagccaCAGAGCAGTTAAAGGTACACAGCTACTCTATCTTGGAGCCAGCTCCCCACTCGCCTATTTTAACTGCTGCACCAAACCAACCAAGGATCCTCAATGTTTCTTCACCCCAGTGTTCAGAGCCATCTCCTGGAAGTGGGCTAGTGTAGAATGAGCAAGCCACTTGGTGATACAGAACCCAACTGGCCAGACTCCCAGCAGAGCCTCGGGGTTTGGGTAGCAGAGGTTGTTGATGCCTGCCAACTTTGTTACACACTAGCAAGGTCTGTGAAGTAGAAGTGGCTGCCAGCCCCACAGCACACCATGAGAAAGGAGTATGACATGGAAATCTGCCTAGCCAATAGCAGGAGGCTCTAGAACATGCTcagagcctttttcttttttcacagggTCTCACGCAGTGGCacactcacagctcactgcacccttgaccttccagaatcaggtgatcctcccaagtagctgggactacaggtgcacgccaccatgcctagctgatttttgtattttttgatagagatggggttttgccatgttgtccaggctggtctcgaactcctgggctcaagtgatctgcccacctcagcctcccaaagtgctgggattacaggtgtgagccaccatgcctggccttcaaaGCCTTTTTGATTCAAAAGATGAAATATGCAATCAATACTTGCTAGAAATGAGAACAGAGCAGTCAACCAATAAGAAATTCGTGACAACTCAGAAGATCTGATAAGAATACACTGGACGCTTAATAAAGGGCCTGCGTTTGAGGCCGTGGATTGTCGGCCTGTTCTTCCAGTCATCGTTCCTAACTGCCTACCGGTTCTGTTTTAGGGGCCCATCCTGATGGAGCTGCAGACTTACCGTTACCACGGACACAGTATGAGTGATCCTGGAGTCAGGTACGCTCATGGGCAGTGTGGTTTCCATAGGGGGTGGGCTTTGAACGGTGTTACCTGGCAAAAGCAACACATTTCAATATTTGCTTTTGGAGCTAGATACCAGTTCACTTCTTGTACGCAGCTGTGTTGGCATCAAGTTATCTGAAAGCAGTGCCTCCTAATAATAAAGCTTTCTGAAAATGCCTACAGTGTATAGTGTGTGTGAGCACAAGCAGCGATTTTTAAAGAGTGTTATATACCTTAATTGCAGAGGGAAATTGTTACATAAAACAGGGCTGATGGTAGTGTAGTATCTTGGGGTCATTTAGCTTTTGTAGTTATTACCCCAAGTCTACACACGGCATACTCCACCTGAAGAGGATCAGAATTTGGAGATGTTCTTCTGTCTGGTATAGAGCTAAGGGTAACGGGGTGTTCTATCCGTTGAAATACATCAATCAAAAAAGCTAGGTTCTACTAGGAAGGcatgaattttacttttttgcttaGTAGCTCTGGCCTGTGATTCTGGAATCCCAGTTTTGACACAGTTGAATAAATAAGCCTTTGCAGAGTGGACTTCTAAGTAAAAATCATGTAGAGAGCACAGTATATGGAAAAATGCACTTTAGAACCCTTTTAGTGCTACTTCAGATGATGTAGGCATAAGATACATTAGTTTTGCTGGCTGTGCTTCTTTAGGGGGACTTAAGGGAGAAAGGCAAGGCATGTGGATTTCCTGCTTGGCGCTCTGATGTCTCAAAGCCTAATtatcaccacacacaccatctcTGCTGTTCCCACCCATGTAGTATACAGGAGCCCAAATGGGTGGGATAAGTGACACTTCTTTAGACCCTTACGTCTAAATCAAAGCAGCAAGCAAAAACTTGGCCCCTGTTGTCGGAATGCTAGGGAAGCCATGTGACTCACCAATGGTTTTCTAGAAAAGACAGAAGCAGTTATTACAGAATGTTAGGCTGCGTTCTGGTATTTTGAAAGTATAACTCTGCCACTTCTATAGTGACATAGGCATTGATGTGCCCCTTTGTTTCAGAAACACACTTCTGTATTTCACCTCATTGGGACAATCCAACCCCATATCATGTTTCATCCCGCTGTCCTTGCTCTACTGGAACTGTTCTTACTGATCGATTACTACTTTTTCCTCCCCATAGTTACCGTACACGAGAAGAAATTCAGGAAGTAAGAAGTAAGAGTGACCCTATTATGCTTCTCAAGGACAGGATGGTGAACAGCAATCTTGCCAGTGTGGAAGAACTAAAGGTACAGTCACTTGTTCGTGGTGGTTTGAAGGTTGGCTTTAAAAGTTGCCACCCCTTGATGGCCACAGAGTTTGTGTGTGTTCCTCCAAGCCCAGAAAGTGATGTCCTGGGGCATAAATAATTCCGAAGTCCCTCAGGGCGGGGGCTTTTCCTTTATTCAGAATTGTATTACTCTTCAGATTTTGGTGGACTGTGAACCACCATCACCGTGGCAAAGCCCCCAGAGTAGCATGgttcttttttcctaaaagtaTACTGTGgatttttaattcataaaatagATAGATACACCCTAGAAATCTGTATTCCAAAATCTTCTGAATTAGCAACTGTTTGTACTTGTAGTTAAAGAGTTACACCAGCAACAGGTCCTCAGTAGAACTCTAGTTGGTACCTAAGCTGCTGTTCATTCAAAAACCTTTTACACTGTTACCTAATTTTTAGGAAATTGATGTGGAAGTGAGGAAGGAGATTGAGGATGCTGCCCAGTTTGCCACGGCCGATCCTGAGCCACCTTTGGAAGAGCTGGGCTACCACATCTACTCCAGCGACCCACCTTTTGAAGTTCGTGGTGCCAATCAGTGGATCAAGTTTAAGTCAGTCAGTTAAGGGGAGAAGGAGAGGTTATACCTTCAGGGAGCTACCAGACAGTGTTCTCAACTTGGTTAAGGAGGAAGAAAACCCAGTCAATGAAATTCTTGTAAACTTCCATTAAGATTAAGTGTGTAGATTGAGCAGGTAGTAATTGCATGTAGTTTGTACACTGTTGCATTAAAAGATGAATTATCTGAGTGCTTAAAGAttatttttgacttaaaatagTTGTATACTTTGAACAAATACTCTAATTATGAAAAGGAAGAACAATTCCTTGTATGCCTgtttcccctgcccccagccatTTTTGGGAGGAGACCATTATCGTGGGGCCCCTCACAGGCATACTTATGGTAACAGCCCACAGCATTCTACCATAGCACCCACCGCGAGCAGCGCTGGTGCTGCAGCCTGTTCGTGCTGACCATCATTTCTCTATAAGACACAATATTTATTATCAG of the Pongo abelii isolate AG06213 chromosome X, NHGRI_mPonAbe1-v2.0_pri, whole genome shotgun sequence genome contains:
- the PDHA1 gene encoding pyruvate dehydrogenase E1 component subunit alpha, somatic form, mitochondrial precursor (The RefSeq protein has 1 substitution compared to this genomic sequence) translates to MRKMLAAVSRVLSGASQKPASRVLVASRNFANDATFEIKKCDLHRLEEGPPVTTVLTREDGLKYYRMMQTVRRMELKADQLYKQKIIRGFCHLCDGQEACCVGLEAGINPTDHLITAYRAHGFTFTRGLSVREILAELTGRKGGCAKGKGGSMHMYAKNFYGGNGIVGAQVPLGAGIALACKYNGKDEVCLTLYGDGAANQGQIFGAYNMAALWKLPCIFICENNRYGMGTSVERAAASTDYYKRGDFIPGLRVDGMDILCVREATRFAAAYCRSGKGPILMELQTYRYHGHSMSDPGVSYRTREEIQEVRSKSDPIMLLKDRMVNSNLASVEELKEIDVEVRKEIEDAAQFATADPEPPLEELGYHIYSSDPPFEVRGANQWIKFKSVS